Proteins encoded together in one Ciona intestinalis chromosome 3, KH, whole genome shotgun sequence window:
- the LOC113474142 gene encoding PMS1 protein homolog 1-like, with the protein MHKLSSETSKLISSAQVATSVSNVVKELTENALDAGATSIQVKLVDFGLEKIEVRDNGCGIKAEEMKYAAQRHYTSKLRTDKDLLSLLTYGFRGEALSSACEVSDVCITTKTRYDAYSTAYTLDSKGSISLSRPSHLGQGTTVVISNIFKNLPVRKSYYANSKKRKEQLKLTEDMLIAYALANPSVHLSLSHNKTVIWQKPACKTLSEAVVNVLGSAVSQNLEEKKVQNCEKTVAIHAFVPKKVILRRTCDRCYVLINKRPIQEKQIDKTIKKMLGKGDSEKENNQSGWPTAILSITLPTDTVDVNVNPNKTQVMLTLKEEVLKLVENLLEPNLNLQTDNTTNGSSNSGQNRLVTTTDGKFSSHAGRTTTEVTTTEENLHQTLETCTGSKEMHLHSRSLFEIDGTESQDYRLQSTLNNTNAPIFPDFDLISQSCLSTNTDNECTAVPEPVATISDPTVCNSVSNHTLGISCTEGEKEQNILQQNCNRNDKVPAQNDHVVQKLTPDASMQSRIDVDHSDMSNDHTVNPISKIGNNSDFENEHTAAMESSHHELNISNKKHGENVSASGWSRGRIATDENGSYIQPVRMCTGVKRPSVSLSPSSSLSHETSVKKPRSVFDVLNESAKGLDWENASASMRRDCVSVACAEYDNHKRSATKMNKPSSKERRKFRNSFINLNKKSNNSLGSGNSAMPSTEDDLIDGPTEFSLTFSLMCFLKETQTPGLSQLSKAKVIGIITDLEYRGAVISIGDSLYLTNLHRLQEQCFFTEMMKNHVFTSVPCEPIDITKCNLSPTEFSTLNTLSTCVSMDFGCSQEVTDERICSNGFKVVKLVPNDKTETWQLVGVAKGLLNHTPMQNLKEILNIIHQNPDSQLSSCRCLNAINFFQGEAARVAKSSTPFTKPNKIQDLINLLPKTNGSVIKGKCFHNKPIFIKLSDVR; encoded by the exons ATGCATAAGTTATCTTCAGAAACATCTAAACTTATATCAAGTGCGCAAGTAGCAACCAGTGTCAGTAACGTCGTAAAAGAACTAACTGAGAATGCACTGGACGCCGGTGCAACGTCGATTCAAGTCAAATTGGTCGATTTTGGGCTTGAAAAAATCGAAGTTCGGGATAATGGTTGTGGAATTAAAGCAGAAGAAATGAAATATGCGGCGCAAAGGCATTACACGTCGAAGTTACGCACTGACAAAGACTTGCTATCATTATTGACATACGGTTTTCGGGGAGAAGCCCTCAGCTCTGCATGTGAAGTTTCTGATGTTTGcattacaacaaaaacaaggtACGATGCATATAGCACTGCTTACACACTGGACTCAAAGGGAAGTATATCCCTTTCACGACCTTCTCATTTAGGTCAAGGAACAACTGTTGTGATTtcgaacatttttaaaaatttacctgTCCGAAAAAGTTACTATGCCAACTCTAAAAAACGCAAGGAGCAACTCAAACTAACAGAGGACATGCTTATTGCATATGCACTTGCTAATCCTTCAGTTCATCTTAGCCTCAGTCACAACAAAACTGTTATCTGGCAGAAGCCAGCATGCAAAACCTTAAGTGAGGCTGTGGTTAATGTTTTGGGAAGTGCAGTTTCACAGAATTTGGAGGAGAAAAAAGTACAGAACTGCGAAAAAACTGTTGCTATTCATGCATTTGTTCCgaaaaaagtcattttaaGAAGAACATGTGACAGATGTTATGTGCTTATTAACAAACGACCAATTCAAGAAAAACAGAttgataaaactataaaaaagaTGCTCGGAAAAGGGGACAGTGAAAAAGAGAATAATCAATCAG gatGGCCGACAGCAATTCTTTCCATCACCCTTCCAACTGATACAGTGGATGTAAATGTTAATCCCAACAAAACCCAAGTCATGCTAACTTTGAAGGAAGAAGTTCTTAAACTAGTTGAGAATCTGCTTGAACCTAATTTAAACCTACAGACGGATAACACTACAAATGGCAGCAGTAACTCAGGTCAAAATAGATTAGTTACAACAACAGACGGAAAATTCTCATCACATGCAGGAAGAACAACAACAGAAGTTACAACAACAGAAGAAAATTTGCATCAAACCCTAGAAACCTGCACTGGTAGTAAAGAAATGCATTTACATTCTCGCTCATTGTTTGAGATAGATGGCACAGAATCACAAGACTACAGACTCCAAAGTACGCTAAACAACACAAACGCGCCCATTTTTCCTGACTTTGATTTGATATCTCAATCTTGCTTGAGCACAAATACAGACAATGAATGTACAGCAGTACCTGAACCTGTTGCAACGATTTCAGACCCTACAGTATGTAATTCAGTAAGTAACCATACATTAGGTATTAGCTGTACTGAGGgtgaaaaagaacaaaatatacTTCAACAAAACTGTAACAGAAATGATAAAGTACCTGCTCAAAATGATCATGTCGTTCAAAAACTTACACCAGATGCTTCAATGCAAAGCAGAATTGATGTAGATCATTCAGATATGTCCAATGACCATACAGTAAACCCTATTTCTAAAATTGGAAATAACTCAGATTTTGAAAATGAACATACTGCTGCTATGGAGTCTAGTCACCATGAActtaatatttcaaataaaaagcatGGAGAAAATGTCAGTGCTTCTGGTTGGAGTAGAGGGAGAATAGCTACTGATGAAAATGGGTCATATATTCAACCTGTGAGAATGTGTACTGGTGTGAAGAGACCTTCTGTGTCTCTATCCCCTTCAAGTAGCTTGAGCCATGAGACTTCAGTAAAGAAACCTAGATCCGTGTTTGATGTTTTGAATGAGAGTGCTAAAGGTTTGGACTGGGAGAATGCATCAGCAAGCATGAGAAGAGACTGTGTCTCCGTTGCATGTGCAGAATACGATAACCACAAACGTTCAGCAACAAAAATGAACAAACCATCTTCAAAAGAAAGGAGAAAATTCCGAAACtcttttataaacttaaacaaaaagtcCAATAACTCCTTGGGTAGTGGAAATAGTGCAATGCCATCAACAGAAGATGATTTGATAGATGGCCCAACAGAATTTTCATTAACCTTTAGTTTAATGTGTTTTCTTAAAGAAACACAGACTCCCGGATTATCTCAACTATCTAAAGCTAAAGTGATTGGAATAATTACTGATCTGGAATACAGAGGTGCTGTCATTAGCATTGGGGATAGTTTGTACTTAACGAACTTGCACCGGTTACAAGAACAATGTTTTTTCACTGAAATGAtgaaaaatcatgtttttacaaGTGTCCCTTGTGAACCAATTGATATAACAAAATGCAATCTAAGCCCTACTGAGTTTTCTACCCTAAATACTTTATCTACTTGTGTTTCTATGGATTTTGGTTGCAGCCAAGAAGTTACTGACGAAAGAATTTGCTCAAATGGTTTTAAAGTAGTGAAACTTGTACCTAATGACAAAACAGAAACATGGCAATTAGTTGGAGTAGCTAAGGGACTATTAAACCACACACCAATGCAAAATCTAaaggaaattttaaacataattcaCCAAAATCCAGACTCACAATTAAGCTCATGCAGATGTCTTAATGcaataaacttttttcaagGAGAAGCCGCAAGAGTGGCAAAATCATCTACTCCTTTTACTAAACCAAATAAAATCCAAGACCTTATTAATTTACTGCCTAAAACAAATGGTTCAGTTATTAAAGGAAAGTGTTTTCATAACAAacctatttttattaaactgtctGATGTTAGGTAA
- the Ci-CT-R gene encoding calcitonin gene-related peptide type 1 receptor-like (The RefSeq protein has 2 substitutions compared to this genomic sequence), whose amino-acid sequence MYNFEFTRQQFNCFVDNLNISRNSSFCGAIWDGYACWPPTQSSKEAVQNCPSYLPRFNTEGISDFVGREFAVRPCQANGEWFRYPTTQYQWTNYSRCQLQRGQEAVWAKYRLAISGYSVSMITLLVALFIFFHFRSLQCQRVTMHKHLFVSYILNALASVLWLHSHTIPGVSQVYCKFLHAIHQYTETSNYFWMLCEGIYLHTLVVVSVFREKQNLLIYTGLGWGFPALSLLLYVVTRFVLDDSSCWATPTTDAAYIIHGPIAIALVINFIILMNLLRVLLSKLRANRNNIQRYIGAIKATLVLIPLLGSQHILLTIALYIPNASVLRVLSYITNVLSSFQGFAVAIIFCFCHEEVGRITSLSRSKSSYHVDVAFLSLSNKVRAASVTTLASRLRMLPKSN is encoded by the exons ATGTACAACTTCGAGTTTACGCGACAACAGTTTAATTGCTTTGTGGATAATCTAAATATTTCACGAAATA GTAGCTTCTGTGGGGCAATATGGGACGGCTATGCGTGTTGGCCACCAACCCAGAGTTCCAAAGAAGCTGTGCAGAACTGCCCATCTTACCTACCAAGATTTAACACAGAAGGTATTTCGGATTTtgtagggcggg AGTTTGCTGTACGTCCGTGCCAAGCTAATGGCGAATGGTTCCGTTATCCTACTACACAATACCAGTGGACGAACTACTCACGCTGCCAACTGCAAAAGGGCCAAGAG GCTGTTTGGGCCAAATACCGCTTGGCGATTTCTGGTTACTCAGTTTCGATGATAACATTGCTTGtggctttgtttattttcttccatttcAG GTCCCTTCAGTGTCAGCGCGTGACAATGCACAAGCATCTCTTCGTATCTTACATCCTAAATGCCCTTGCAAGCGTTCTTTGGTTGCATTCCCACACAATACCAGGAGTAAGCCAG GTCTATTGCAAGTTTCTGCACGCGATCCACCAATACACAGAAACAAGTAACTATTTCTGGATGCTGTGTGAAGGGATCTACCTTCATACACTCGTAGTCGTGTCGGTTTTTCGTGAGAAACAGAACCTGCTCATCTACACAGGCCTAGGCTGGG GATTCCCGGCTCTATCGTTGCTACTCTATGTCGTTACTCGCTTTGTGCTGGACGACAGCAG CTGCTGGGCGACTCCAACCACAGATGCAGCCTACATTATCCATGGTCCTATCGCGATCGCTCTTGTG ATCAACTTCATCATTCTGATGAACCTGCTTCGTGTATTGCTGTCGAAACTTCGAGCAAACAGAAACAACATCCAGAGATACAT AGGAGCGATTAAAGCGACATTGGTGCTCATTCCTTTGCTGGGCTCACAACACATCCTGCTCACTATTGCCCTCTACATTCCAAATGCGTCTGTGCTCAGAGTGTTGTCTTACATCACCAACGTCTTAAGCAGCTTCCAAGGTTTTGCTGTTGCTATCATCTTCTGTTTTTGCCACGAGGAGGTTGGTCGTATAAC GTCGCTCAGCAGGTCAAAAAGTTCGTATCACGTCGATGTggcatttttaagtttaagcAACAAAGTCAGAGCAGCAAGCGTAACAACGCTGGCCTCGAGATTACGGATGCCACCCAAATCGAACTGA
- the Ci-CT-R gene encoding calcitonin gene-related peptide type 1 receptor-like isoform X1 has translation MYNFEFTRQQFNCFVDNLNISRNSSFCGAIWDGYACWPPTQSSKEAVQNCPSYLPRFNTEEFAVRPCQANGEWFRYPTTQYQWTNYSRCQLQKGQEAVWAKYRLAISGYSVSMITLLVALFIFFHFRSLQCQRVTMHKHLFVSYILNALASVLWLHSHTIPGVSQVYCKFLHAIHQYTETSNYFWMLCEGIYLHTLVVVSVFREKQNLLIYTGLGWGFPALSLLLYVVTRFVLDDSSCWATPTTDAAYIIHGPIAIALVINFIILMNLLRVLLSKLRANRNNIQRYIGAIKATLVLIPLLGSQHILLTIALYIPNASVLRVLSYITNVLSSFQGFAVAIIFCFCHEEVAQQVKKFVSRRCGIFKFKQQSQSSKRNNAGLEITDATQIELMPRPCQE, from the exons ATGTACAACTTCGAGTTTACGCGACAACAGTTTAATTGCTTTGTGGATAATCTAAATATTTCACGAAATA GTAGCTTCTGTGGGGCAATATGGGACGGCTATGCGTGTTGGCCACCAACCCAGAGTTCCAAAGAAGCTGTGCAGAACTGCCCATCTTACCTACCAAGATTTAACACAGAAG AGTTTGCTGTACGTCCGTGCCAAGCTAATGGCGAATGGTTCCGTTATCCTACTACACAATACCAGTGGACGAACTACTCACGCTGCCAACTGCAAAAGGGCCAAGAG GCTGTTTGGGCCAAATACCGCTTGGCGATTTCTGGTTACTCAGTTTCGATGATAACATTGCTTGtggctttgtttattttcttccatttcAG GTCCCTTCAGTGTCAGCGCGTGACAATGCACAAGCATCTCTTCGTATCTTACATCCTAAATGCCCTTGCAAGCGTTCTTTGGTTGCATTCCCACACAATACCAGGAGTAAGCCAG GTCTATTGCAAGTTTCTGCACGCGATCCACCAATACACAGAAACAAGTAACTATTTCTGGATGCTGTGTGAAGGGATCTACCTTCATACACTCGTAGTCGTGTCGGTTTTTCGTGAGAAACAGAACCTGCTCATCTACACAGGCCTAGGCTGGG GATTCCCGGCTCTATCGTTGCTACTCTATGTCGTTACTCGCTTTGTGCTGGACGACAGCAG CTGCTGGGCGACTCCAACCACAGATGCAGCCTACATTATCCATGGTCCTATCGCGATCGCTCTTGTG ATCAACTTCATCATTCTGATGAACCTGCTTCGTGTATTGCTGTCGAAACTTCGAGCAAACAGAAACAACATCCAGAGATACAT AGGAGCGATTAAAGCGACATTGGTGCTCATTCCTTTGCTGGGCTCACAACACATCCTGCTCACTATTGCCCTCTACATTCCAAATGCGTCTGTGCTCAGAGTGTTGTCTTACATCACCAACGTCTTAAGCAGCTTCCAAGGTTTTGCTGTTGCTATCATCTTCTGTTTTTGCCACGAGGAG GTCGCTCAGCAGGTCAAAAAGTTCGTATCACGTCGATGTggcatttttaagtttaagcAACAAAGTCAGAGCAGCAAGCGTAACAACGCTGGCCTCGAGATTACGGATGCCACCCAAATCGAACTGATGCCACGTCCG TGTCAAGAATGA